The window AGCCGATGCCATCGCCACCTAAGGTGCGATGGGGATCCGCACGGTTGGCCGGGCGGGCAGGCACCACCCGGCATGAGACAGTGGTCGCTGACGTCGACGCGGAGGCAATGGCATGAAGTTCCGAGTGGAGCGCGACGCGCTCGCCGACGCCGTGGCCTGGACGGCCAAGAGTCTGCCGAGCCGGCCATCGGTCCCGGTGCTCGCCGGTGTGATGCTGCGGGTCGCCGAGGGCAGCCTGCACGTGTCCGGCTTCGACTACGAGGTCTCGAGCCAGGTGACGGTGGACGTACAGGCCGACGCGGACGGCGCGGCGCTCGTCTCCGGCCGGCTGCTCGCCGAGATCACCAAGGCGCTGCCGGCCAAGCCGGTGGACATCGCCGCGGTCGGCTCGCACCTGGAACTGGTCTGCGGCAGCGCCCGGTTCACCCTCCCGACCATGCCGGTCGAGGACTACCCCACGCTGCCGGAGATGCCCGCCAGCGCCGGCACCATCGACGCCGCCGCGTTCGCCTCGGCGGTCAGCCAGGTCGCGATCGCCGCCGGGCGCGACGAGACGCTGCCGATGATGACCGGGGTACGGATCGAGCTGAACGGCAGCACGCTGGCGATGCTCGCGACCGACCGGTACCGGCTCGCCCTGCGGGAGATGCAGTGGCAGCCGGACGACCCGGAGATCAGCCTCAACGCGCTGGTGCCGGCGAAGACCCTGCACGACACGGCGAAGACGCTCGGCCCGACCGGTGGCCAGGTGGTCATGGCACTGGCCCAGGGCGCGGCCGGCGAGGGGATGATCGGCTTTGCCGGTGGCACCCGGCGTACCACCAGCCGGCTGCTCGACGGCGCCAACTACCCGCCGGTCCGGTCGCTCTTCCCGAGCAGCCACAACGCCGAGGCGCGGGTCGCGGTCAGCGGGCTGATCGAGGTCGTCAAGCGGGTCTCGCTGGTCGCCGAGCGGACCACCCCGGTGCTGCTGAGCTTCAGCTCGGACGGCCTGGTGGTCGAGGCCGGCGGCACCGAGGACGCGCGGGCGAGCGAGGCGATGGAGGCGACCTTCACCGGTGAGCCGTTGACCATCGGCTTCAATCCCGGCTACCTGATCGACGGGCTGCAGAACCTGGGCGCCGCGACGGCGGTCTTCTCGTTCGTCGACGCCTTCAAGCCCGCGGTGATCTCCCCCTCCGGGGAGGACGGGGAAGTCATTCCCGGCTATCGCTATTTGATCATGCCGATCCGGGTCACACGCTGACCCGAATCGGTAGAACGTAACTCATAAGGGGACACGGAAATGCAAATCGGCCTGGTAGGTCTCGGTCGGATGGGCGGCAACATGCGCGAACGGTTGCGCGCCGCTGGACACGAGGTGGTCGGTTTCGACCGTGACCCCGGGGTCACCGACGTTGCCGGTCTCGCCGAGCTGGTCGAGAAGCTGGCCGCCCCCCGGGTGGTCTGGGTGATGGTTCCGGCCGCGGTGACCGAGGCGACCATCGACGAACTGTCCGGGGTCCTGGCGTCGGGCGACATCGTGATCGACGGCGGCAACTCCCGGTTCAGTGACGACG of the Micromonospora sp. NBC_01796 genome contains:
- the dnaN gene encoding DNA polymerase III subunit beta → MKFRVERDALADAVAWTAKSLPSRPSVPVLAGVMLRVAEGSLHVSGFDYEVSSQVTVDVQADADGAALVSGRLLAEITKALPAKPVDIAAVGSHLELVCGSARFTLPTMPVEDYPTLPEMPASAGTIDAAAFASAVSQVAIAAGRDETLPMMTGVRIELNGSTLAMLATDRYRLALREMQWQPDDPEISLNALVPAKTLHDTAKTLGPTGGQVVMALAQGAAGEGMIGFAGGTRRTTSRLLDGANYPPVRSLFPSSHNAEARVAVSGLIEVVKRVSLVAERTTPVLLSFSSDGLVVEAGGTEDARASEAMEATFTGEPLTIGFNPGYLIDGLQNLGAATAVFSFVDAFKPAVISPSGEDGEVIPGYRYLIMPIRVTR